A genomic segment from Streptomyces antibioticus encodes:
- a CDS encoding NADH-quinone oxidoreductase subunit G: protein MTVTTSAPSGGGEAAVPPEDLVTLTIDGAEISVPKGTLVIRAAEQLGIEIPRFCDHPLLDPAGACRQCIVEVEGQRKPMASCTITCTDGMVVRTQLTSPVAEKAQHGVMELLLINHPLDCPVCDKGGECPLQNQAMSHGQAESRFDGRKRTYEKPVPISTQVLLDRERCVLCARCTRFSNQVAGDPMIELIERGALQQVGTGEGDPFESYFSGNTIQICPVGALTSAAYRFRSRPFDLVSSPSVCEHCSGGCATRTDHRRGKVMRRLAAEDPEVNEEWICDKGRFGFRYAQQRDRLQTPLVRNAEGDLEPASWPEALQIAAQGLLASRGRTGVLTGGRLTVEDVYAYSKFARVALDTNDIDFRARVHSGEEADFLAARVAGHGRDLDGTGVTYTTLGKAPAVLLIGFESEEEAPGVFLRLRKAWRKHGQQVFSLATHATRGLQKAGGTLLPAAPGTETEWLDALTSGFGLDADGTRAAEALRAEGAVIVVGERLAAVAGGLTAAARAADATGARLVWIPRRAGERGAIEAGALPSLLPGGRPATDPRAREEVAAAWGVSELPHRYGRDTGQIVEAAVTGELQALLVAGVEIADLPDPARARAALTEAGFVVSLELRPGEVTRHADVVLPVAAVVEKPGAFLNWEGRVRFFEAALKPDQMTRRLAPSDARVLQMLADAMDVHLGLPDLRTARAELDRLGAWDGERAGASTQTAAALPRPAAGEAVLAGHRLLLDHGVLQEGDAALAGTRHAAHARVSAATAAEAGVKDGDVLAVTGPAGSVELPLEVTEMPDRVVWLPLNSVGAGVASETGATPGALVRIGPATPAAEATEEVEA, encoded by the coding sequence ATGACGGTGACCACCAGCGCTCCCTCCGGAGGCGGCGAGGCGGCGGTCCCGCCGGAAGATCTCGTCACGCTGACCATCGACGGCGCCGAGATCAGCGTGCCCAAGGGCACTTTGGTCATCCGGGCCGCCGAACAGCTCGGCATCGAGATCCCCCGCTTCTGCGACCACCCCCTCCTCGACCCGGCCGGCGCCTGCCGCCAGTGCATCGTCGAGGTCGAGGGCCAGCGCAAGCCCATGGCGTCCTGCACGATCACCTGTACGGACGGGATGGTCGTCAGGACGCAGCTCACCTCACCGGTGGCCGAGAAGGCCCAGCACGGTGTGATGGAGCTGCTCCTCATCAACCACCCCCTGGACTGCCCGGTCTGCGACAAGGGCGGCGAGTGCCCGCTGCAGAACCAGGCCATGTCGCACGGCCAGGCCGAGTCCCGCTTCGACGGCCGCAAGCGGACCTACGAGAAGCCCGTGCCGATCTCCACCCAGGTGCTGCTCGACCGTGAGCGGTGCGTGCTGTGCGCCCGCTGCACCCGGTTCTCCAACCAGGTCGCCGGCGACCCGATGATCGAGCTGATCGAGCGGGGCGCGCTCCAGCAGGTCGGCACCGGTGAGGGCGACCCCTTCGAGTCGTACTTCTCCGGCAACACCATCCAGATCTGCCCGGTCGGCGCGCTGACCTCGGCGGCGTACCGATTCCGCTCCCGGCCGTTCGACCTCGTCTCCTCGCCGTCGGTGTGCGAGCACTGCTCCGGCGGCTGCGCCACCCGCACGGACCACCGGCGCGGCAAGGTCATGCGGCGCCTGGCCGCCGAGGACCCCGAGGTCAACGAGGAGTGGATCTGCGACAAGGGGCGGTTCGGGTTCCGGTACGCGCAGCAGCGCGACCGGCTCCAGACGCCCCTGGTGCGCAACGCCGAGGGCGACCTCGAACCGGCCTCCTGGCCGGAGGCGCTCCAGATCGCCGCCCAGGGCCTGCTCGCCTCGCGCGGCCGCACCGGTGTCCTGACCGGAGGCCGGCTCACCGTCGAGGACGTCTACGCGTACAGCAAGTTCGCGCGCGTGGCGCTGGACACCAACGACATCGACTTCCGCGCGCGGGTGCACAGCGGCGAGGAGGCCGACTTCCTGGCCGCCCGGGTCGCCGGCCACGGCCGTGATCTCGACGGTACGGGCGTCACGTACACCACCCTCGGCAAGGCGCCCGCCGTCCTGCTGATCGGGTTCGAGTCCGAGGAGGAGGCCCCCGGCGTCTTCCTGCGGCTGCGCAAGGCCTGGCGCAAGCATGGGCAGCAGGTGTTCTCCCTCGCCACGCACGCGACCCGGGGTCTGCAGAAGGCGGGCGGCACCCTGCTGCCGGCCGCCCCGGGCACCGAGACCGAGTGGCTGGACGCGCTGACCAGCGGGTTCGGTCTGGACGCGGACGGCACCCGGGCCGCGGAGGCGCTGCGCGCCGAGGGCGCGGTGATCGTCGTCGGCGAACGGCTGGCCGCGGTGGCCGGTGGTCTGACGGCCGCCGCGCGGGCCGCCGACGCGACCGGCGCCCGGCTGGTGTGGATCCCGCGCCGGGCCGGGGAGCGCGGCGCGATCGAGGCCGGCGCGCTGCCGTCGCTGCTGCCGGGCGGCCGCCCGGCCACCGACCCGCGCGCGCGGGAGGAGGTCGCCGCCGCCTGGGGGGTCTCCGAACTCCCGCATCGCTACGGCCGCGACACCGGGCAGATCGTCGAGGCCGCCGTGACCGGCGAACTCCAGGCGCTGCTGGTGGCCGGGGTCGAGATCGCCGACCTGCCCGACCCGGCACGCGCGCGTGCCGCGCTGACCGAGGCCGGGTTCGTGGTGTCGCTGGAGCTGCGGCCCGGCGAGGTCACCCGGCACGCCGATGTCGTCCTGCCGGTCGCGGCGGTCGTCGAGAAGCCGGGCGCCTTCCTCAACTGGGAGGGCAGGGTGCGCTTCTTCGAGGCCGCGCTCAAGCCCGACCAGATGACCCGGCGCCTGGCACCGTCCGACGCGCGCGTGCTCCAGATGCTGGCCGACGCCATGGACGTCCACCTGGGCCTGCCGGACCTGCGCACCGCGCGCGCGGAGCTGGACCGGCTCGGGGCCTGGGACGGCGAGCGGGCCGGCGCGTCCACCCAGACCGCCGCCGCGCTGCCGCGGCCCGCCGCCGGTGAGGCCGTCCTGGCCGGGCACCGGCTGCTGCTCGACCACGGTGTCCTCCAGGAGGGCGACGCGGCGCTCGCCGGGACCCGGCACGCGGCCCACGCGCGCGTGTCCGCCGCCACCGCCGCCGAGGCCGGCGTCAAGGACGGCGACGTGCTCGCCGTGACCGGGCCCGCGGGCTCGGTCGAACTGCCCCTCGAAGTCACCGAGATGCCCGACCGGGTGGTGTGGCTCCCGCTGAACTCGGTGGGCGCGGGCGTCGCCTCCGAGACCGGCGCCACCCCCGGCGCCCTCGTCCGCATCGGCCCGGCGACGCCCGCCGCCGAAGCCACCGAGGAGGTGGAGGCATGA
- a CDS encoding NADH-quinone oxidoreductase subunit D produces MSTSHASPRETTEGTVYTVTGGDWDEVVQSAARADDERIVVNMGPQHPSTHGVLRLILEIEGETVTEARCGIGYLHTGIEKNLEFRTWTQGSTFVTRMDYLTSFFNETGYCLAVEKLLGIEDQITERAQIIRVLLMELNRISSHLVCIATGGMELGATTIMIYGFRDREMILDIYELITGLRMNHAYIRPGGLAQDLPPGAVDHIREFVKKMKKNLPEYDKLATGNPIFKARMQDIGYLDLAGCMALGATGPVLRSTGLPHDLRKSQPYSGYETYDFEVPTTDTCDAYGRFLIRVAEMHESLRIVEQCLDRLQPGPVMVGDKKIAWPAQLALGPDGLGNSLDHIKKIMGTSMEALIHHFKLVTEGFRVPPGQAYTAVESSKGELGVHAVSDGGTRPYRVHFRDPSFTNLQAMAAMCEGGQVADVIVAVASLDPVMGGVDR; encoded by the coding sequence GTGAGCACTTCACACGCTTCCCCCCGCGAGACCACCGAGGGCACCGTCTACACGGTCACCGGTGGCGACTGGGACGAGGTCGTCCAGTCCGCGGCCCGCGCCGACGACGAGCGCATCGTCGTCAACATGGGCCCCCAGCACCCCTCCACCCACGGCGTGCTCCGCCTGATCCTGGAGATCGAGGGCGAGACGGTCACCGAGGCCCGCTGCGGCATCGGCTACCTCCACACCGGCATCGAGAAGAACCTCGAATTCCGCACGTGGACGCAGGGCAGCACGTTCGTGACGCGCATGGACTACCTGACGTCCTTCTTCAACGAGACCGGCTACTGCCTCGCCGTCGAGAAGCTCCTCGGCATCGAGGACCAGATCACCGAGCGCGCCCAGATCATCCGGGTGCTCCTGATGGAGCTGAACCGGATCTCCTCCCACCTGGTGTGCATCGCCACCGGCGGCATGGAGCTGGGCGCGACCACGATCATGATCTACGGCTTCCGCGACCGCGAGATGATCCTCGACATCTACGAGCTGATCACCGGCCTGCGGATGAACCACGCCTACATCCGCCCCGGCGGACTCGCCCAGGACCTGCCGCCCGGCGCGGTGGACCACATCCGCGAGTTCGTGAAGAAGATGAAGAAGAACCTCCCGGAGTACGACAAGCTCGCCACCGGGAACCCCATCTTCAAGGCCCGGATGCAGGACATCGGCTATCTCGACCTGGCCGGCTGCATGGCCCTCGGTGCCACCGGCCCCGTCCTGCGCTCCACCGGCCTCCCGCACGACCTGCGCAAGAGCCAGCCGTACTCCGGCTACGAGACGTACGACTTCGAGGTGCCGACCACCGACACCTGCGACGCCTACGGCCGCTTCCTCATCCGCGTCGCGGAGATGCACGAATCCCTGCGGATCGTCGAGCAGTGCCTGGACCGGCTCCAGCCCGGCCCCGTCATGGTCGGCGACAAGAAGATCGCCTGGCCCGCCCAGCTCGCCCTCGGCCCGGACGGTCTCGGCAACTCCCTCGACCACATCAAGAAGATCATGGGCACCTCCATGGAGGCCCTGATCCACCACTTCAAGCTGGTCACCGAGGGCTTCCGCGTCCCGCCGGGACAGGCGTACACGGCCGTCGAGTCCTCCAAGGGCGAACTCGGGGTGCACGCCGTGTCCGACGGCGGCACCCGCCCCTACCGGGTCCACTTCCGCGACCCGTCCTTCACCAACCTTCAGGCGATGGCGGCGATGTGCGAGGGCGGCCAGGTCGCCGACGTCATCGTCGCCGTCGCGTCCCTCGACCCCGTGATGGGAGGCGTCGACCGGTGA
- a CDS encoding NADH-quinone oxidoreductase subunit C yields MSDANGSSENPNPEKDLSASNLPGQRGEGGEEVRVQRGMFGANNGGDTSGYGGLVRSVRLPGPAARPYGGWFDEVADELEGALEEQGLLPENAIEKTVVDRDELTFHIEREHLPRVARTLRDDPALRFELCTGVSGVHYPHDKGRELHAVYHLRSITHNRLIRLEVSAPDAEPHIPSLVSVYPTNDWHERETYDFFGIVFDGHPALTRIMMPDDWQGHPQRKDYPLGGIAVEYKGAQIPAPDQRRSYS; encoded by the coding sequence GTGAGCGACGCGAACGGTTCCTCGGAGAACCCGAACCCCGAGAAGGACCTCTCCGCCTCCAACCTCCCCGGCCAGCGCGGCGAGGGCGGCGAGGAGGTCCGCGTCCAGCGCGGCATGTTCGGCGCGAACAACGGCGGCGACACCTCCGGCTACGGCGGTCTGGTCCGCTCCGTCCGGCTCCCCGGCCCCGCCGCCCGCCCCTACGGCGGCTGGTTCGACGAGGTCGCCGACGAACTGGAGGGCGCCCTGGAGGAGCAGGGCCTGCTGCCGGAGAACGCGATCGAGAAGACGGTCGTCGACCGCGACGAACTGACCTTCCACATCGAGCGCGAGCACCTCCCGCGGGTCGCCCGCACCCTGCGCGACGACCCGGCCCTGCGCTTCGAACTGTGCACCGGCGTCAGCGGCGTCCACTACCCGCACGACAAGGGCCGCGAGCTGCACGCCGTCTACCACCTGCGCTCGATCACCCACAACCGGCTGATCCGCCTGGAGGTCAGCGCCCCGGACGCCGAGCCGCACATCCCGTCCCTGGTCTCCGTCTATCCGACCAACGACTGGCACGAGCGCGAGACCTACGACTTCTTCGGGATCGTCTTCGACGGTCACCCGGCCCTGACGCGGATCATGATGCCGGACGACTGGCAGGGCCATCCGCAGCGCAAGGACTACCCCCTCGGCGGCATCGCCGTCGAATACAAGGGCGCCCAGATCCCGGCTCCGGACCAGCGGAGGTCGTACTCGTGA
- the nuoI gene encoding NADH-quinone oxidoreductase subunit NuoI: protein MAEEPKEDGQTTPGFQNPVAGFGVTFKAMFKKRLTEQYPEQKKTTAPRFHGRHQLNRHPDGLEKCIGCELCAWACPADAIYVEGADNTDEERYSPGERYGRVYQINYARCILCGLCIEACPTRALTMTNEFELADSSRANLIYTKEQLLAGLEEGMVDSPHAIYPGTDEQDYYRGLVTEAAPGTERQAAVSKGEKPEDQEVQA from the coding sequence ATGGCTGAGGAGCCCAAGGAGGACGGGCAGACGACGCCCGGTTTCCAGAACCCCGTGGCCGGCTTCGGCGTGACCTTCAAGGCCATGTTCAAGAAGCGGCTGACCGAGCAGTACCCGGAGCAGAAGAAGACCACGGCTCCGCGCTTCCACGGACGGCACCAGCTCAACCGCCATCCGGACGGCCTGGAGAAGTGCATCGGCTGCGAACTGTGCGCCTGGGCCTGCCCCGCCGACGCCATCTATGTCGAGGGCGCGGACAACACCGACGAGGAGCGCTACTCGCCGGGCGAGCGGTACGGCCGCGTCTACCAGATCAACTACGCCCGCTGCATCCTGTGCGGGCTGTGCATCGAGGCGTGCCCCACGCGCGCGCTGACGATGACCAACGAGTTCGAACTGGCCGACTCCAGCCGCGCGAACCTGATCTACACCAAGGAACAACTGCTCGCCGGGCTCGAAGAGGGCATGGTCGACAGCCCGCACGCCATCTACCCGGGCACGGACGAGCAGGACTACTACCGGGGGCTGGTCACCGAGGCCGCGCCCGGCACCGAGCGCCAGGCCGCCGTCTCCAAGGGAGAGAAGCCGGAAGACCAGGAGGTGCAGGCATGA
- a CDS encoding NuoB/complex I 20 kDa subunit family protein, which yields MGLEEKLPSGFLLTTVEQAAGWVRKASVFPATFGLACCAIEMMTTGAGRYDLARFGMEVFRGSPRQADLMIVAGRVSQKMAPVLRQVYDQMPSPKWVISMGVCASSGGMFNNYAIVQGVDHIVPVDIYLPGCPPRPEMLIDAILKLHHKIQNSKLGVNAEEAAREAEEAALKALPLIEMKGLLR from the coding sequence ATGGGACTCGAAGAAAAACTGCCGAGCGGTTTCCTGCTGACCACCGTCGAGCAGGCCGCGGGCTGGGTGCGCAAGGCGTCCGTCTTCCCCGCCACGTTCGGCCTCGCCTGCTGCGCCATCGAGATGATGACCACCGGCGCGGGCCGCTACGACCTGGCGCGCTTCGGCATGGAGGTCTTCCGCGGCTCACCGCGCCAGGCGGACCTCATGATCGTCGCCGGCCGGGTGAGCCAGAAGATGGCGCCGGTGCTCCGGCAGGTCTACGACCAGATGCCCAGCCCGAAGTGGGTGATCTCGATGGGCGTGTGCGCGTCCTCGGGCGGCATGTTCAACAACTACGCGATCGTCCAGGGCGTCGACCACATCGTCCCCGTCGACATCTATCTCCCCGGCTGTCCGCCGCGGCCCGAGATGCTGATCGACGCGATCCTCAAGCTCCACCACAAGATCCAGAACTCCAAGCTGGGCGTGAACGCCGAGGAAGCGGCGCGCGAGGCGGAGGAAGCGGCGCTCAAGGCCCTGCCCTTGATCGAGATGAAGGGGCTGCTGCGGTGA
- a CDS encoding NADH-quinone oxidoreductase subunit A: MNAYAPILVLGALGAGFAIFSVVMATLIGPKRYNRAKLEAYECGIEPTPTPAGGGRFPIKYYLTAMLFIVFDIEIVFLYPWAVTFDALGVFGLVEMLLFVLTVFVAYAYIWRRGGLEWD, from the coding sequence GTGAACGCGTATGCGCCCATCCTCGTACTGGGAGCCCTCGGGGCAGGCTTTGCGATCTTCTCCGTGGTCATGGCCACGCTGATCGGGCCGAAGCGGTACAACCGCGCCAAGCTCGAGGCCTACGAGTGCGGAATCGAGCCGACCCCCACGCCGGCCGGCGGCGGGCGCTTCCCCATCAAGTACTACCTGACGGCGATGCTCTTCATCGTCTTCGACATCGAGATCGTCTTCCTCTACCCCTGGGCCGTCACCTTCGACGCCCTGGGTGTTTTCGGGCTCGTGGAGATGCTGCTCTTCGTGCTCACCGTCTTCGTCGCCTACGCGTACATCTGGCGGCGCGGCGGTCTGGAATGGGACTGA
- the nuoF gene encoding NADH-quinone oxidoreductase subunit NuoF yields MMTLAPELKGSSPEKLLAPVLSAFWDEDRSWSLDVYRRHEGYEGLRKALAMSPDDLIAYVKDSGLRGRGGAGFPTGMKWQFIPQGDGKPHYLVVNADESEPGTCKDIPLLFANPHSLIEGIVIACYAIRSSHAFIYLRGEVVPVLRRLHEAVREAYEAGYLGENILGSGLDLQLTVHAGAGAYICGEETALLDSLEGRRGQPRLRPPFPAVAGLYACPTVVNNVESIASVPAILNNGKEWFRSMGSEKSPGFTLYSLSGHVAGPGQYEAPLGITLRQLLEMSGGMRPGHRLKFWTPGGSSTPMFTEEHLDVPLDYEGVGAAGSMLGTKALQCFDETTCVVRAVTRWTEFYAHESCGKCTPCREGTYWLVQLLRDIEAGKGVLSDLDKLNDIADNINGKSFCALGDGAASPIFSSLKYFRAEYEEHITGRGCPFDPAKSTVWADQHTEVNA; encoded by the coding sequence GTGATGACCTTGGCACCCGAGCTGAAAGGCAGCAGCCCCGAGAAGCTGCTCGCACCCGTGCTGTCGGCCTTCTGGGACGAGGACAGGTCCTGGTCGCTGGACGTCTACCGAAGGCACGAGGGGTACGAGGGACTCCGCAAGGCGCTCGCCATGTCCCCGGACGACCTGATCGCCTACGTCAAGGACTCGGGTCTGCGCGGACGCGGCGGCGCCGGGTTCCCGACGGGGATGAAATGGCAGTTCATTCCCCAGGGTGATGGAAAGCCGCACTATCTGGTTGTCAACGCCGACGAATCGGAGCCGGGGACCTGCAAGGACATCCCGCTCCTCTTCGCGAACCCGCACAGCCTCATCGAGGGCATCGTGATCGCGTGCTACGCCATCCGGTCTTCGCACGCCTTCATCTATCTGCGTGGTGAGGTCGTCCCCGTCCTGCGGCGGCTGCACGAGGCCGTACGCGAGGCGTACGAGGCGGGCTATCTGGGCGAGAACATCCTGGGCAGCGGGCTCGATCTCCAGCTCACCGTGCACGCGGGCGCGGGCGCGTACATCTGCGGTGAGGAGACCGCGCTGCTGGACTCGCTCGAAGGCCGCCGGGGTCAGCCGCGGCTGCGTCCTCCCTTCCCTGCCGTCGCGGGCCTCTACGCGTGCCCGACTGTGGTGAACAACGTCGAGTCGATCGCGTCGGTTCCCGCGATCCTCAACAACGGCAAAGAGTGGTTCCGGTCGATGGGGAGCGAGAAGTCCCCCGGCTTCACGCTCTATTCGCTCAGCGGGCATGTCGCGGGCCCCGGTCAGTACGAGGCGCCGCTCGGCATCACCCTCCGCCAGCTCCTGGAGATGAGCGGCGGCATGCGGCCCGGGCACCGGCTCAAGTTCTGGACGCCGGGCGGCTCCTCGACGCCGATGTTCACCGAGGAGCACCTCGACGTCCCCCTTGACTACGAAGGAGTGGGCGCCGCGGGTTCCATGCTCGGCACGAAAGCACTCCAGTGCTTCGACGAGACGACCTGCGTGGTGCGGGCCGTCACCCGCTGGACCGAGTTCTACGCCCACGAGTCCTGCGGCAAGTGCACCCCCTGCCGTGAAGGCACCTACTGGCTCGTGCAGTTGCTGCGCGACATCGAGGCCGGCAAGGGCGTGCTGTCCGACCTCGACAAGCTGAACGACATCGCCGACAACATCAACGGCAAGTCCTTCTGCGCCCTCGGCGACGGCGCCGCCTCGCCGATCTTCTCGTCGCTCAAGTACTTCCGCGCGGAGTACGAGGAGCACATCACGGGCCGCGGCTGCCCCTTCGACCCCGCCAAGTCGACCGTCTGGGCGGACCAGCACACGGAGGTGAACGCATGA
- the nuoE gene encoding NADH-quinone oxidoreductase subunit NuoE — protein MTTSSSERGVSLGMPELPAPAYPDDVRARLEADAREIIARYPDSRSALLPLLHLVQSEEGHVTRTGMRFCADVLDLTTAEVTAVATFYTMYRRRPSGDYQVGVCTNTLCAVMGGDAIFEGLQEYLGVGNGETTDDGKITLEHIECNAACDFAPVVMVNWEFFDNQTVQSAKRLVDDLRTGRTVSPTRGAPLCTFKETARILAGFPDEREGAVEASGSAGPASLVGLRLARGEAAPARVVHPRDGGPHDQVPERAAHEPSPAEHLSSHDAPQDTSASDPAHPAGPTAEEGE, from the coding sequence GTGACCACCTCTTCTTCCGAGCGTGGCGTCAGCCTGGGCATGCCCGAACTGCCCGCGCCCGCCTACCCGGACGACGTCCGGGCCCGGCTGGAGGCGGACGCGCGCGAGATCATCGCCCGCTACCCCGACTCCCGCTCCGCGCTCCTGCCGCTGCTGCACCTCGTGCAGTCGGAGGAGGGCCATGTCACGCGGACCGGGATGCGGTTCTGCGCGGACGTGCTGGACCTGACCACGGCCGAGGTCACCGCCGTCGCCACCTTCTACACGATGTACCGGCGCCGGCCGAGCGGTGACTACCAGGTGGGCGTCTGCACCAACACCCTCTGCGCGGTGATGGGCGGCGACGCGATCTTCGAGGGGCTCCAGGAGTACCTCGGCGTCGGCAACGGCGAGACCACCGACGACGGAAAGATCACCCTGGAGCACATCGAGTGCAACGCGGCCTGCGACTTCGCGCCGGTCGTGATGGTGAACTGGGAGTTCTTCGACAACCAGACCGTGCAGAGCGCGAAGCGCCTGGTCGACGACCTGCGCACCGGACGCACGGTGTCGCCCACGCGCGGGGCGCCGCTGTGCACCTTCAAGGAGACCGCCCGGATCCTGGCGGGCTTCCCCGACGAGCGGGAAGGCGCCGTCGAGGCGAGCGGCAGCGCGGGCCCCGCGTCACTGGTGGGCCTTCGCCTGGCGAGGGGAGAGGCCGCACCCGCGCGCGTGGTCCACCCGCGCGACGGCGGTCCGCACGACCAGGTGCCGGAGCGGGCGGCGCACGAGCCGTCACCGGCCGAGCACCTCAGTTCACACGACGCGCCGCAGGACACATCGGCCTCCGACCCGGCCCACCCGGCAGGGCCCACCGCCGAGGAGGGGGAGTGA
- a CDS encoding C40 family peptidase, whose translation MEEPLIPVGLMSHTAHIRSHRKPRRSASTIAMRAGVASGVLGTLAVATAAGSANAAEPVTQTLELPVFTGDLAAQLAQSAEATQQAAANYQLAAERDAAAAAAAAEAKKDLAAAKKAEAKKKAEEARVAAAEAATRSAGRTTLSTTSTTASAPASGSVATVISFLKAQVGDAYVLGATGPNAWDCSSLVQAAFRQVGVDLPRVSQDQSTVGTDIPLSQIQVGDILYWGGKGSAYHVGVYIGNGQYLDAANPSKGVVIQDLSGYPASGAVRVL comes from the coding sequence ATGGAGGAGCCCCTGATACCGGTTGGACTCATGTCCCACACCGCTCACATACGCAGCCACCGGAAACCCCGCCGCAGCGCGTCGACGATCGCGATGCGGGCCGGAGTCGCCAGTGGTGTCCTCGGCACGCTGGCCGTCGCCACGGCGGCCGGTTCGGCCAACGCCGCCGAGCCGGTGACGCAGACGCTCGAACTGCCCGTGTTCACCGGCGACCTGGCGGCCCAGCTCGCGCAGTCCGCCGAGGCCACGCAGCAGGCCGCGGCGAACTACCAGCTCGCCGCCGAGCGCGACGCGGCTGCCGCCGCGGCCGCCGCGGAGGCGAAGAAGGACCTCGCCGCCGCCAAGAAGGCCGAGGCCAAGAAGAAGGCGGAGGAGGCCCGGGTGGCCGCCGCGGAGGCCGCGACCCGTTCCGCGGGCCGCACCACGCTCTCCACCACCTCGACGACCGCGTCCGCTCCCGCCAGCGGCAGCGTCGCGACCGTCATCTCGTTCCTCAAGGCCCAGGTGGGCGACGCCTACGTGCTGGGTGCCACCGGCCCCAACGCGTGGGACTGCTCGTCGCTCGTCCAGGCGGCGTTCCGCCAGGTCGGCGTCGACCTGCCGCGGGTGTCGCAGGACCAGTCGACCGTCGGCACCGACATCCCGCTGTCGCAGATCCAGGTCGGCGACATCCTGTACTGGGGCGGCAAGGGCTCGGCGTACCACGTGGGCGTCTACATCGGTAACGGCCAGTACCTGGACGCGGCCAACCCCTCCAAGGGTGTCGTCATCCAGGACCTGTCGGGCTACCCCGCGAGCGGTGCGGTCCGGGTGCTCTGA
- the nuoH gene encoding NADH-quinone oxidoreductase subunit NuoH has translation MSPSLAAEDLSMFGTDPWWLVVVKAVFCFAFLMVTVLFSIVWERKVVAWMQLRVGPNRHGPWGMLQSLADGVKLMLKEDLIVKRADKVVYVLAPIVAAIPAFMAIAVIPFGPAGNEISIFGQRTTMQLTDLPIAVLYILAVASVGIYGIVLAGWSSGSTYPLLGGLRSCAQMISYEIAMGAAFASVFLYSGSMSTSTIVEQQQDRWYIILLPVSFLLYIVTMVGETNRAPFDMPESEGDLVGGFNTEYSSIKFAMFMLAEYVNMVTVSAVATTLFLGGWRAPWPVSTFWEGANHGWWPMLWFVIKVQLLLFGFIWLRGTLPRVRYDQLMKLGWKVLIPVSVTWLMLVATVRTLRNENLDFADIALYVGGGVLVLLLLSFVVDMFRGGEKQKREAAAEPVEFDPMAGGFPVPPLPGQQLPPVPRRRPHRERELIVSGGTDTHSDGSLDGKEASDG, from the coding sequence ATGAGCCCGTCCCTCGCCGCTGAAGACCTCTCGATGTTCGGCACCGACCCCTGGTGGCTGGTCGTCGTCAAGGCGGTGTTCTGCTTCGCCTTCCTGATGGTGACCGTGCTGTTCTCCATCGTCTGGGAGCGCAAGGTCGTCGCCTGGATGCAGTTGCGCGTCGGCCCCAACCGGCACGGCCCCTGGGGCATGCTCCAGTCGCTCGCCGACGGCGTGAAGCTGATGCTGAAGGAAGACCTCATCGTCAAGCGCGCCGACAAGGTGGTGTACGTCCTCGCGCCGATCGTGGCGGCCATCCCGGCCTTCATGGCGATCGCGGTGATCCCCTTCGGCCCGGCCGGCAACGAGATCTCGATCTTCGGCCAGCGCACCACGATGCAGCTCACCGACCTGCCGATCGCGGTCCTCTACATCCTCGCGGTCGCCTCCGTCGGCATCTACGGCATCGTCCTGGCGGGCTGGAGCTCCGGATCGACCTACCCGCTCCTCGGCGGGCTGCGCTCCTGCGCGCAGATGATCTCGTACGAGATCGCCATGGGCGCCGCGTTCGCCTCGGTGTTCCTCTACTCCGGGTCGATGTCGACGTCGACGATCGTCGAACAGCAGCAGGACCGCTGGTACATCATCCTGCTGCCGGTCTCCTTCCTGCTCTACATCGTGACGATGGTCGGCGAGACCAACCGCGCCCCCTTCGACATGCCGGAGTCCGAGGGCGACCTGGTCGGCGGCTTCAACACCGAGTACTCCTCGATCAAGTTCGCGATGTTCATGCTCGCCGAGTACGTGAACATGGTGACGGTCTCGGCCGTGGCGACCACGCTGTTCCTCGGCGGCTGGCGGGCACCCTGGCCGGTCAGCACCTTCTGGGAGGGCGCGAACCACGGCTGGTGGCCGATGCTCTGGTTCGTCATCAAGGTCCAACTGCTGCTGTTCGGCTTCATCTGGCTGCGCGGCACGCTCCCGCGCGTGCGCTACGACCAGCTCATGAAGCTCGGCTGGAAGGTCCTCATCCCGGTCTCGGTGACCTGGCTGATGCTCGTCGCGACCGTACGGACCCTGCGCAACGAGAACCTCGACTTCGCCGACATCGCGCTCTACGTCGGCGGCGGCGTCCTGGTCCTGCTGTTGCTCTCCTTCGTCGTCGACATGTTCCGCGGCGGCGAGAAGCAGAAGCGGGAGGCCGCGGCCGAGCCCGTCGAGTTCGACCCGATGGCCGGCGGCTTCCCCGTGCCGCCGCTGCCGGGACAGCAGCTTCCGCCGGTGCCCAGGCGCCGCCCGCACCGGGAGCGGGAGCTGATTGTCAGTGGCGGGACCGATACTCACAGTGACGGATCTCTGGATGGAAAGGAGGCGTCCGATGGCTGA